A window from Leuconostoc mesenteroides subsp. mesenteroides encodes these proteins:
- the gnd gene encoding decarboxylating 6-phosphogluconate dehydrogenase: MKFAMIGLGKMGLNLVKNAVDNGHEVVAFDLNADFVKEATDYSASVEAASDIDDMLSKLPSPKAVWVMVPAGVPTNSTIDTLIEKMDKGDIIIDGGNSNYKDNLEQNKRTSAAGIKFFDAGTSGGMNGARNGGNFMIGGDDAEAWKIIEPLFKSISEEDGYLYTGRLGSGHYLKMVHNGIEYGMMQAIAEGFEVLEASQFDYDYEAVSKLWNHGSVIRSWLMELAEEQFAKDPHLDAIAGRMHSSGEGKWTVQESLDLDVPAPVIYLSLAMRYRSLQDDTFTGKVVSALRNGFGGHAMDAAK; the protein is encoded by the coding sequence ATGAAGTTTGCAATGATCGGCCTTGGTAAGATGGGCTTGAACTTGGTAAAGAACGCCGTTGATAACGGTCACGAAGTTGTTGCGTTTGATTTAAACGCTGACTTTGTTAAGGAAGCAACTGACTATTCAGCATCAGTTGAAGCTGCTTCTGACATTGATGATATGTTGTCAAAGTTGCCATCTCCAAAGGCAGTTTGGGTTATGGTGCCAGCTGGTGTACCAACTAACTCAACAATCGATACATTGATTGAGAAGATGGACAAGGGTGACATCATTATTGATGGTGGTAACTCTAACTACAAGGATAACTTGGAACAAAACAAGCGTACATCTGCTGCTGGTATTAAGTTCTTTGATGCTGGTACTTCTGGTGGAATGAATGGTGCCCGTAACGGTGGTAACTTCATGATTGGTGGCGATGACGCCGAAGCTTGGAAGATTATCGAACCTTTGTTTAAGTCAATTTCTGAAGAAGATGGTTACTTGTACACAGGCCGTTTGGGTTCAGGTCACTACTTGAAGATGGTTCACAATGGTATCGAATACGGTATGATGCAAGCAATTGCTGAAGGATTCGAAGTATTGGAAGCTTCACAATTTGACTACGACTATGAAGCTGTTTCAAAGTTGTGGAACCATGGATCAGTTATTCGTTCATGGTTGATGGAGTTGGCTGAAGAACAATTCGCCAAGGATCCACATTTGGATGCTATCGCTGGTCGTATGCATTCTTCAGGTGAAGGTAAGTGGACAGTTCAAGAATCATTGGACTTGGACGTACCTGCACCAGTTATCTACCTATCATTAGCAATGCGTTACCGTTCATTGCAAGATGACACATTTACTGGTAAGGTTGTATCAGCTTTGCGTAACGGCTTCGGTGGTCACGCAATGGACGCAGCTAAGTAA
- the gntK gene encoding gluconokinase codes for MEYMIGVDVGTTSTKAVLFDDKNVVVASANKSYTLYRDLPDMAEEDLDELFEALVAALAEVVRVADLDKGHQITAVSFSSAMHSLIAFDEDWKPLTRAITWADTRAVKYTEELKANGIGQQIYKNTGTPIHPMAPLSKLLWLKSEHIDIYQKAAHYLGIKEYLFHRLFGSNKMDISIASGTGLFNIFNLDWDEQALSVTGVQKEQLPQPVEPYEYETSMFEKYAALIGIPANTPFVYGAGDGPLSNLGVNAVKPGVAAITIGTSGAIRVVSKQPVIDPKGRTFTYALDKDNWVVGGPVNNGGDVFRWARDNMFDAEKSTAALLGKDSYDLLTEIAERIPAGSEGLIFHPYLGGERAPIWDANARGSFFGLNHGHTRAHMLRAVLEGITFNVFMVSLALEEVVGDLKSIQATGGFARSPLWRQMFADIFEQPVTVPEAFESGALAAVIVAQKALGKIDSLYEIEKYIGAANTYFPEPKNFEAYRELAPIFIRLSRQLQTEYQNIANYQRKHSK; via the coding sequence ATGGAGTATATGATAGGCGTTGATGTCGGTACGACATCAACGAAGGCAGTGTTGTTCGATGATAAGAATGTTGTCGTAGCAAGTGCGAATAAAAGTTATACTTTGTACCGTGATTTGCCTGATATGGCTGAAGAGGATCTTGATGAACTTTTTGAGGCATTAGTTGCTGCGCTAGCAGAAGTGGTACGTGTAGCTGATTTGGATAAAGGTCATCAGATTACTGCTGTGTCATTTAGTTCAGCAATGCACTCATTAATTGCATTTGATGAAGATTGGAAACCATTGACACGTGCCATTACTTGGGCAGATACGCGTGCGGTGAAATATACCGAAGAATTAAAAGCTAATGGAATAGGTCAACAAATTTATAAAAATACAGGTACACCTATACATCCGATGGCACCATTGTCCAAATTATTATGGTTAAAATCAGAACATATTGATATTTATCAGAAAGCAGCACATTATTTGGGCATTAAGGAATACTTATTCCACCGACTTTTTGGCTCAAACAAAATGGATATTTCTATTGCTTCTGGAACTGGTTTGTTCAATATTTTTAATTTGGATTGGGATGAGCAGGCCTTGTCAGTAACCGGTGTTCAAAAAGAACAGTTGCCACAACCAGTTGAACCTTATGAGTACGAAACGAGTATGTTTGAAAAATATGCTGCGTTGATTGGGATTCCGGCCAATACACCGTTTGTTTACGGTGCAGGTGATGGGCCACTTTCAAATTTGGGTGTTAACGCAGTTAAACCAGGTGTTGCGGCTATTACAATTGGCACTTCAGGTGCTATTCGAGTTGTTTCAAAGCAACCTGTTATCGATCCTAAGGGACGTACGTTTACCTATGCTTTGGATAAAGACAATTGGGTTGTTGGTGGTCCTGTTAATAATGGCGGGGATGTGTTCCGATGGGCACGAGATAATATGTTTGATGCTGAAAAATCAACAGCTGCGCTACTTGGAAAAGATTCTTATGATTTGTTAACAGAAATTGCGGAGCGTATTCCGGCTGGATCCGAAGGCCTAATTTTCCATCCATACCTAGGCGGCGAACGTGCACCAATTTGGGATGCCAACGCTCGCGGATCATTCTTTGGTCTTAATCATGGGCATACGCGCGCGCATATGTTACGTGCAGTATTAGAGGGTATTACTTTTAATGTGTTCATGGTCAGCTTGGCACTCGAAGAGGTTGTGGGTGATTTGAAATCCATCCAAGCAACAGGTGGTTTTGCACGCTCACCATTGTGGCGGCAAATGTTTGCGGATATTTTTGAACAACCTGTCACAGTTCCGGAGGCATTTGAATCCGGTGCATTAGCTGCAGTTATTGTTGCACAAAAAGCACTGGGGAAAATTGATAGCTTATATGAAATTGAGAAATACATTGGAGCAGCTAACACGTATTTCCCCGAACCAAAAAACTTTGAAGCTTACCGAGAATTAGCACCAATCTTTATCCGATTATCTCGTCAATTGCAGACAGAATATCAAAATATTGCTAACTATCAAAGAAAGCATTCAAAATAG
- a CDS encoding amino acid permease, with amino-acid sequence MSESKTRTGWLHKATPASFTNSDRHLRKTLGVKEMLALGIGTIVSTAIFTLPGIVAANHAGPAVAISFVIAAIVSGLAAFAYAEFASALPFAGSAYSWANVVFGEVFGWIAGWALLAEYFIAVAFVASGWSANFKLFLGSHNLVLPKALAGSFAAGNGGVIDIAALFAVLIIAVLLWRGTNTTARVENVLVIGKVLVILIFIGVGLTAIHPGNYVPFIPEYNAKTDFGGWQGIFAGASQIFLAYIGFDSIAASSAEAKDPKKTMPRGIIGSLVIATILFVTVALVLVGMFHYTEYKDNAAPAAWALLHSGHEFTSNLLSVVALVGMFTAIIGMMLAGSRLLYAFGRDGLLPSFLGKVNDKGLPNNALLVLSVIAILIGSVFSFTELAGLISAGTLIAFIIVSLGIYALRPREGKDIQEPGFKMPFYPVMPALAALGSGFIFYELDNQAKIYAFGWFVLGIIIYAVYGSKHSKLSQK; translated from the coding sequence ATGTCAGAATCAAAAACAAGAACAGGATGGCTACATAAAGCGACTCCTGCTAGTTTTACTAATAGTGATCGACATCTACGTAAGACGTTAGGTGTTAAAGAAATGTTAGCTTTAGGTATTGGGACTATCGTATCTACAGCTATCTTTACCTTGCCAGGTATTGTGGCAGCTAACCATGCTGGACCAGCAGTGGCGATTTCATTCGTAATTGCGGCAATTGTTTCAGGACTTGCTGCGTTTGCCTATGCGGAGTTTGCTTCAGCATTACCATTTGCTGGATCTGCTTACTCTTGGGCCAACGTTGTCTTTGGTGAAGTATTTGGCTGGATTGCCGGTTGGGCACTTTTGGCGGAATATTTCATTGCTGTCGCTTTCGTGGCTTCCGGTTGGTCAGCAAACTTTAAGTTATTCCTTGGCTCACATAACTTAGTATTACCAAAGGCTTTGGCTGGTTCATTTGCCGCTGGAAATGGTGGCGTTATTGACATAGCTGCACTATTTGCGGTTTTGATTATTGCAGTATTATTATGGCGCGGAACAAACACCACGGCTCGTGTTGAAAATGTGTTGGTTATTGGTAAGGTATTAGTCATCTTAATCTTTATTGGGGTTGGATTAACAGCTATTCATCCTGGTAATTACGTACCATTTATTCCTGAATACAATGCTAAAACTGATTTTGGTGGTTGGCAAGGAATTTTTGCCGGTGCTTCACAAATTTTCTTAGCTTACATTGGGTTTGATTCTATTGCTGCTAGTTCAGCTGAAGCAAAGGATCCCAAGAAGACTATGCCACGTGGTATCATTGGTTCTTTAGTTATCGCAACAATTCTTTTCGTAACAGTAGCGCTTGTATTAGTTGGTATGTTCCACTATACAGAGTATAAAGACAACGCGGCTCCTGCTGCCTGGGCATTATTGCACTCAGGCCATGAATTTACATCTAATCTGTTATCAGTGGTTGCCCTAGTTGGTATGTTTACAGCAATTATTGGTATGATGTTGGCCGGTTCACGCCTGCTTTATGCTTTCGGTCGTGATGGTTTGTTGCCAAGTTTTCTAGGCAAAGTTAATGATAAAGGCTTGCCAAACAATGCTTTGTTAGTATTGTCAGTCATTGCCATCTTGATTGGATCAGTATTTAGCTTCACTGAATTAGCAGGTCTAATTTCTGCTGGGACATTGATTGCCTTTATCATTGTTTCTCTTGGTATTTATGCATTACGTCCTCGTGAAGGTAAGGATATTCAAGAACCCGGCTTCAAAATGCCATTTTATCCAGTGATGCCAGCATTGGCTGCATTGGGATCTGGATTTATTTTCTATGAGTTGGATAATCAAGCAAAAATTTATGCTTTTGGTTGGTTTGTACTCGGCATAATCATTTATGCTGTTTATGGTTCTAAGCATAGTAAGTTGTCTCAGAAATAA
- a CDS encoding gluconate permease, with product MEFVMLIVSILILLILIAKLKLNTFVSLIITAFILALLLGMKPMEIPNAVLGSEGVGNILGPNSVIFIFGGMIGRLVADAGGSYRIAKTLIDWFGVKRLQWAVLIASFIIGISMIFGVGMVLLIPIVFAVAIEAGVPLLYLGISMTAALSSAQGFLPPQPAPTAVASALGANIGMMLIFGLIVSVITAVVAGPAFTKLAQKYAPDAFQFKTEIEAVGPAKKYDLNATPNFGLSVLTSVFPLVFMIIATIYKLIYTGGVTPKNPNTVDQIVEFVANPAVAMTIALVFAIFTMGIWQKKTMVEVGKSLNEGMSAVAGILLIVGGGGALRGVLVTSGLSDKIATIFQAGGAMSPIAIVLFAWAVAAVLRISVGSATVAGMTAAGIVTGILAANPGNTLLPVFVALAIGAGSLIASHVNDAGFWIFKEFFDLSVKQTFQIWTVLETIISVTGLIIILILTSVFA from the coding sequence ATGGAATTTGTTATGTTAATTGTGTCAATTTTGATTTTGCTTATTTTGATTGCAAAACTAAAGTTAAACACATTTGTTTCATTAATTATTACTGCTTTTATTCTTGCCTTGTTGCTTGGCATGAAGCCCATGGAGATACCAAATGCCGTTCTTGGTAGTGAAGGAGTAGGAAATATTCTTGGTCCAAACTCGGTAATCTTTATTTTTGGTGGTATGATTGGCCGCTTAGTCGCTGATGCAGGTGGATCGTACCGTATTGCTAAAACATTGATTGATTGGTTTGGCGTTAAACGCCTACAATGGGCAGTATTAATTGCATCATTTATCATTGGTATTTCTATGATATTTGGTGTTGGTATGGTGTTGTTAATTCCAATCGTATTTGCCGTTGCTATTGAAGCTGGCGTGCCATTGCTTTACTTAGGAATCTCAATGACAGCTGCCTTAAGTTCGGCACAAGGATTTTTGCCACCACAGCCGGCACCAACAGCTGTTGCCTCAGCTTTAGGTGCTAATATTGGTATGATGTTGATTTTCGGTTTGATTGTATCAGTAATTACTGCCGTTGTTGCTGGTCCAGCATTTACAAAATTAGCACAAAAATATGCACCAGATGCTTTTCAGTTTAAAACAGAAATTGAAGCAGTTGGACCCGCAAAAAAGTATGACTTGAATGCAACACCAAATTTTGGTTTGTCCGTACTAACGTCTGTCTTTCCATTAGTATTCATGATCATTGCTACAATTTATAAGTTGATTTACACAGGTGGCGTTACGCCAAAGAACCCAAACACAGTTGATCAAATTGTTGAATTTGTAGCTAATCCAGCTGTAGCTATGACAATTGCATTAGTTTTTGCTATTTTTACAATGGGTATTTGGCAAAAGAAAACAATGGTTGAAGTAGGAAAATCATTGAATGAAGGCATGTCAGCCGTTGCTGGAATTTTGTTGATTGTTGGTGGTGGTGGTGCCTTGCGTGGTGTCTTGGTTACATCAGGATTATCTGACAAGATTGCAACAATTTTCCAAGCCGGTGGCGCCATGAGTCCGATTGCTATTGTCTTATTCGCTTGGGCTGTTGCTGCAGTCTTACGAATTTCGGTGGGTTCAGCTACTGTTGCTGGTATGACAGCAGCTGGTATTGTGACTGGAATTCTAGCAGCCAACCCTGGTAACACATTATTGCCAGTCTTCGTGGCGTTAGCTATTGGTGCTGGGTCATTAATCGCATCACACGTGAATGATGCAGGTTTTTGGATTTTTAAAGAATTTTTCGACTTATCAGTTAAGCAAACATTCCAAATTTGGACTGTTTTAGAAACAATTATTTCCGTGACTGGTTTGATTATTATTTTAATTTTGACATCTGTATTTGCTTAA
- a CDS encoding aspartate aminotransferase family protein, which produces MSKNKKILEEEKIYLANATRVKYFDIVIDHGKGAIITDADGHDYIDLLASASATNTGHSHPKVVEAISNQAQKLIQYTPAYFANTVTAKLAERLVDMAPGDFQKQVAFGNSGSDANDAIIKFARGYTGRQYVVSFTGAYHGSTYGSLSISGVSLNMARKIGPLLPNTVKAPFPDQTQRMAGESDCDFSERLFKQFKLPFETYLPADEVALVIIEPIQGDGGIIKAPQRYVELVYEFTRKHGIVFAVDEVNQGLGRTGEMWSIDHFGIAPDLMSIGKSIASGLPLSAVVGRKEIMDSLQAPANVYTTAGNPVTAAAALATLDVIEEEKLVERSRQLGGRAKVFFDSAAKKYDFIGDVRIYGLNGGIDIINDKGEPDIEATNKLIYRIFELGAIMISLRGNILRFQPPLVIKEEELQHAFEILEQAFSDLASDKISLPKTDNHIGW; this is translated from the coding sequence ATGTCAAAAAATAAAAAAATTTTAGAAGAAGAAAAGATTTACTTGGCAAATGCAACACGGGTTAAATATTTTGATATTGTCATTGATCACGGAAAAGGTGCCATCATTACTGATGCAGATGGGCATGATTATATTGACCTATTAGCCAGTGCAAGCGCTACTAATACTGGTCATTCACATCCAAAAGTTGTGGAAGCAATTTCTAACCAAGCACAAAAGCTAATTCAGTATACGCCTGCATATTTTGCTAATACGGTAACTGCAAAATTAGCTGAACGTTTAGTAGATATGGCACCAGGAGACTTCCAAAAGCAAGTTGCTTTTGGTAATTCAGGATCGGATGCAAACGATGCGATTATCAAGTTTGCTCGTGGTTATACTGGGCGACAATATGTTGTTAGCTTTACTGGCGCTTATCATGGGTCCACATATGGTTCGCTTTCTATTTCAGGAGTTAGTTTGAATATGGCTCGAAAAATTGGACCACTCTTGCCAAACACGGTAAAGGCACCTTTTCCTGATCAGACACAGCGAATGGCCGGAGAAAGTGACTGTGATTTTTCCGAGCGTTTATTTAAACAGTTTAAATTACCATTTGAGACTTATTTACCAGCAGATGAAGTGGCGTTAGTTATTATTGAACCTATTCAAGGTGATGGTGGAATTATCAAAGCACCACAACGCTATGTTGAATTGGTTTATGAGTTCACACGCAAACATGGCATTGTTTTCGCGGTTGACGAGGTTAACCAGGGCCTTGGACGAACTGGTGAAATGTGGTCAATTGATCATTTTGGTATTGCTCCAGATTTAATGAGTATTGGTAAATCGATTGCTAGTGGATTACCTTTAAGTGCGGTTGTTGGACGTAAAGAAATTATGGATAGTTTGCAAGCACCAGCTAATGTTTACACGACTGCTGGGAATCCAGTAACCGCAGCAGCAGCACTGGCCACGCTCGACGTCATTGAAGAGGAAAAATTAGTCGAACGCTCTCGACAGCTAGGTGGTCGTGCTAAAGTATTTTTTGATTCTGCTGCTAAAAAGTATGATTTCATCGGTGACGTCCGTATATATGGCTTGAATGGTGGCATTGATATTATTAATGACAAAGGTGAACCCGATATCGAAGCAACCAATAAGTTAATCTATCGTATTTTTGAGTTAGGAGCGATAATGATTAGCTTAAGAGGGAACATATTACGCTTTCAACCGCCACTAGTCATTAAAGAAGAAGAACTACAGCACGCCTTTGAGATATTAGAACAAGCATTTTCTGATTTAGCATCGGATAAAATTTCATTACCAAAAACTGATAATCACATTGGTTGGTAA
- a CDS encoding SIS domain-containing protein, protein MANNIIAQLRAQRKQYNTTEQKLIDFIVNHVSEASEANIQEMSEFSGVSTATISRFVKKIGLESFREFSVSLASAATQMTTSVDLFGEIADTDDTIAVAQKVFGGAENALAATVSNLSAAQLNEATLALISARRVGFFGIGGSSIVAFNAYHKFLRTPIDVIAHPDYDVQLMQAVKLNSSDAAVVISHSGRNKDTLLIAKKLHEQHVKIIAVTSFKDSPLAKLADLVLLSLAEEVNFRSESMSSLIAQLTIIDTLFTLVGSHLSQDTQSVVDTMRDVIEETRSH, encoded by the coding sequence ATGGCAAATAATATCATAGCCCAGTTACGGGCTCAACGTAAACAATATAATACAACTGAACAAAAATTAATTGATTTCATTGTTAATCATGTTAGTGAAGCTAGCGAGGCTAATATTCAGGAAATGTCTGAATTCTCTGGTGTTTCTACCGCTACCATTTCACGATTTGTCAAAAAAATTGGTTTAGAATCATTTCGTGAATTTTCCGTTTCATTAGCTAGTGCCGCAACGCAAATGACAACATCCGTCGATTTATTTGGTGAAATAGCTGATACAGATGATACCATCGCGGTTGCTCAAAAAGTTTTTGGTGGTGCAGAAAACGCTTTAGCAGCAACCGTTAGCAACTTATCAGCAGCACAATTAAACGAAGCCACATTAGCTTTAATTTCAGCTCGTCGCGTTGGCTTTTTTGGTATCGGTGGATCATCTATTGTTGCTTTCAATGCTTACCATAAGTTCTTACGTACGCCAATTGACGTCATCGCTCACCCAGATTACGATGTTCAATTAATGCAAGCCGTTAAACTTAATTCAAGTGATGCCGCTGTTGTTATTTCACATTCCGGCCGAAATAAAGACACACTGCTCATCGCAAAAAAATTACACGAACAGCATGTTAAAATCATCGCAGTAACTTCATTTAAAGATTCTCCGTTAGCAAAACTAGCGGATCTAGTATTATTATCATTGGCAGAAGAAGTTAATTTCCGAAGCGAATCCATGAGTTCGTTAATCGCACAACTTACAATCATCGATACCTTATTTACTTTAGTTGGTTCACATTTATCGCAAGATACTCAGAGTGTGGTTGATACCATGCGTGATGTGATTGAAGAAACACGGTCACATTAA
- the budA gene encoding acetolactate decarboxylase: protein MTTIYQHGTLAQLVARQMSGTITVAEMLEHGDTGIGTFEGLNGEGIFLNGEAYQADSTGKVHHITDKQTTLPFASIHFDQPEASQKLPFKKIKYSNLTQNLKDEQLFNVFSALKFHGEFAHVHVRIVKKQQKPYPSLLQVAKQQPEFKADNITGTLVGYYSPKVFGGPTAPGWHLHFLSDDLTFAGHVLDFEATDVDGTLEVFDNFLQHLPIDDANFRSMNPDITDLDKAIEASEGGKN, encoded by the coding sequence ATGACAACAATATATCAACACGGTACATTAGCACAATTGGTAGCACGCCAAATGTCAGGGACAATAACAGTCGCTGAAATGTTGGAACATGGTGACACTGGCATCGGTACTTTTGAGGGGCTTAACGGTGAAGGTATTTTTCTAAATGGGGAAGCCTATCAAGCTGATAGCACAGGAAAAGTTCACCATATTACTGATAAACAAACAACATTACCTTTTGCATCGATTCATTTTGATCAACCTGAGGCAAGTCAAAAATTACCTTTTAAAAAAATAAAATACAGCAATTTGACCCAGAACTTGAAAGATGAACAACTATTTAACGTTTTTTCTGCCTTAAAATTTCATGGTGAGTTTGCTCACGTTCATGTTCGTATTGTAAAAAAACAACAGAAACCATACCCAAGTTTGTTACAAGTAGCTAAACAGCAACCAGAATTCAAAGCAGACAATATAACTGGTACATTGGTTGGCTATTATTCACCAAAAGTTTTTGGCGGCCCCACTGCACCAGGATGGCACTTACATTTTTTGTCAGATGATTTGACTTTTGCTGGTCATGTTTTGGACTTTGAAGCGACAGATGTGGATGGCACTTTAGAAGTATTTGATAACTTTTTGCAACATTTACCCATTGATGATGCTAACTTTAGAAGTATGAACCCCGATATAACTGATTTGGATAAAGCCATTGAAGCTAGTGAGGGTGGAAAGAATTAG